The Streptomyces laurentii genome contains a region encoding:
- a CDS encoding hypothetical protein (identified by MetaGeneAnnotator; putative;~sequence version:1): MLIHPWDAPHDDGDWQHWLAAHDFGQLAVNGTAGEPPWVQPLHFRYEPEPGPYGQAIAHLARPNPLWRDLDRHPTVLLSVVDDYVYVPGHWTASDGAPTEHGTPTSYYTAVQLRCTAHVVDDPEEKATLLNRQVAHFQPEGGTAQARPGEAPFGRMLPGIRVLRLEVTDVRAKFKYAGNKPPAVQERVSVRLAERAGPGDAAARAHQLRRLAAKPSTTGPSGSGSSVPGPSVPGPSATA, encoded by the coding sequence ATGCTGATCCATCCCTGGGACGCGCCCCATGACGACGGCGATTGGCAACACTGGCTCGCCGCCCACGACTTCGGCCAGCTCGCGGTCAACGGCACTGCCGGCGAACCGCCGTGGGTGCAGCCGCTGCACTTCCGGTACGAGCCCGAGCCCGGCCCGTACGGCCAGGCGATCGCCCATCTCGCCCGCCCCAACCCGCTCTGGCGCGACCTGGACCGGCACCCGACCGTGCTGCTGAGCGTGGTCGACGACTACGTGTACGTGCCTGGCCACTGGACCGCCTCCGACGGCGCGCCCACCGAGCACGGCACCCCGACCTCGTACTACACGGCCGTCCAACTCCGCTGCACCGCGCACGTCGTCGACGACCCGGAGGAGAAGGCGACCCTGCTGAACCGCCAGGTCGCCCATTTCCAGCCGGAGGGCGGCACGGCGCAAGCCCGGCCCGGCGAAGCTCCGTTCGGCCGCATGCTGCCGGGCATCCGGGTGCTGCGGCTCGAAGTGACCGATGTCCGCGCGAAGTTCAAGTACGCGGGCAACAAGCCGCCGGCCGTGCAGGAACGGGTCTCGGTCCGGCTCGCCGAGCGCGCGGGCCCCGGCGACGCGGCGGCGCGGGCCCATCAGCTCCGCCGCCTCGCCGCCAAGCCGTCCACGACCGGACCGTCCGGTTCCGGGTCATCCGTTCCCGGACCGTCCGTTCCCGGACCGTCCGCTACGGCGTGA
- a CDS encoding integral membrane protein (UniProt-pubmed:11572948; UniProt-pubmed:20624727; UniProt-pubmed:16956972; UniProt-pubmed:21463507; UniProt-pubmed:18375553; UniProt-pubmed:20581206; UniProt-pubmed:21551311; UniProt-pubmed:12000953;~identified by MetaGeneAnnotator; putative;~integral membrane protein [Streptomyces fulvissimus DSM40593]), whose product MYVSNTPGSALSTGRSLVSLIIVGVAWGTAGAAASLVFRASDLGPLALSFWRYVGALLLLLGVLALRRRRGQQAPAIREPRGRWLVRVLGTGLGMAVFHWAYFAAVQATGLAVGTVVTLGAGPVLIAAGARILLGERLGLGGVLAVGGALAGLGVLVLGGGGAEVRPSGVVLALVSALAYAAFTLLTRWLGRTGGGRVDVLSTTTWSFAVGAVGLLPFAAVEGLVPHSEAPLAVLGLLVYVAAVPTALANALYFAGAAVIRSATVSVIMLLEPVSAALIAVTLLGERLTASTVGGTLLLLGAVTGLAFAETRAAVGPRGERADGAVSVTP is encoded by the coding sequence ATGTACGTGTCGAACACTCCTGGTTCCGCCCTGTCCACGGGGCGGAGCCTCGTCTCGCTGATCATCGTCGGTGTCGCCTGGGGCACCGCGGGCGCCGCCGCCTCCCTCGTCTTCCGGGCCAGCGATCTCGGCCCGCTCGCCCTGTCCTTCTGGCGTTACGTCGGCGCGCTGCTGCTGCTTCTCGGCGTCCTCGCCCTGCGCCGGCGGCGCGGGCAGCAGGCCCCGGCCATCCGGGAACCGCGCGGGCGATGGCTCGTCCGGGTCCTCGGCACCGGCCTCGGCATGGCCGTCTTCCACTGGGCCTACTTCGCCGCCGTGCAGGCCACCGGGCTCGCCGTCGGCACCGTCGTGACACTCGGCGCCGGGCCCGTGCTGATCGCGGCCGGCGCCCGGATCCTGCTGGGCGAACGGCTCGGCCTGGGCGGTGTCCTGGCCGTCGGCGGCGCGCTCGCCGGGCTCGGCGTGCTCGTGCTCGGCGGGGGCGGTGCCGAGGTGCGGCCGTCCGGCGTCGTCCTCGCCCTCGTGTCCGCGCTCGCCTACGCGGCGTTCACGCTGCTCACCCGGTGGCTCGGCCGTACCGGGGGCGGGCGGGTCGACGTCCTGTCCACCACCACCTGGTCGTTCGCCGTCGGGGCGGTCGGTCTGCTGCCGTTCGCGGCCGTCGAAGGGCTCGTCCCGCACAGCGAGGCCCCGCTGGCGGTCCTCGGCCTGCTCGTCTACGTGGCGGCCGTCCCCACCGCGCTCGCCAACGCCCTCTACTTCGCCGGGGCGGCCGTGATCCGCTCCGCGACGGTCTCCGTCATCATGCTGCTGGAGCCGGTCAGCGCCGCGCTCATCGCCGTGACCCTGCTCGGCGAGCGCCTCACCGCCTCCACGGTCGGGGGCACCCTGCTGCTGCTCGGCGCCGTCACCGGGCTCGCCTTCGCGGAGACCCGGGCGGCGGTGGGCCCGCGCGGGGAGCGGGCCGACGGGGCGGTGTCCGTCACGCCGTAG
- a CDS encoding integral membrane protein (EamA-like transporter family; cl01037;~identified by MetaGeneAnnotator; putative;~integral membrane protein [Streptomyces ghanaensis ATCC14672]) → MHASQGRSAGLGLALTSAFAFGGSGVAAKPLIEAGLDPLHVVWLRVAGAALVMLPIAWRHRDLPRRKPALLAGFGLLGVAGVQACYFAAISRIPVGVALLVEYFAPALVLGWVRFVQRRPVTRAAALGVVLAVGGLACVVQIWSGLSFDALGLLLALAAAGCQVGYFVLADQGSDEDEPVDPLGFIAYGLLFGAVLLTFVARPWDMDGSVLGGTADLDGTAVPAWLLLGWIVLIATVLAYVTGVVSVRKLSPQVAGVVACLEAVIATVLAWVLLGEHLGVPQIAGGAVVLVGAFIAQSSTPKAATAEPVAGSADQAAGEQADGERAGGERAGGGQASDGAGVAAGKATP, encoded by the coding sequence ATGCACGCGTCTCAGGGGAGAAGCGCCGGTCTGGGACTCGCCCTGACCTCGGCCTTCGCATTCGGTGGTTCAGGTGTGGCGGCCAAGCCGCTCATCGAGGCGGGTCTCGACCCGTTGCACGTGGTCTGGCTCAGGGTGGCCGGTGCCGCCCTCGTGATGCTGCCGATCGCCTGGCGCCACCGGGACCTGCCGCGCCGCAAGCCGGCCCTGCTCGCCGGGTTCGGTCTGCTGGGCGTCGCCGGCGTCCAGGCCTGCTACTTCGCCGCGATCTCCCGGATCCCCGTCGGCGTCGCGCTGCTCGTCGAGTACTTCGCCCCGGCCCTCGTCCTCGGCTGGGTCCGCTTCGTCCAGCGCCGCCCGGTGACCCGCGCCGCCGCCCTCGGCGTCGTCCTCGCCGTCGGCGGACTCGCCTGTGTCGTCCAGATCTGGTCCGGGCTGAGCTTCGACGCGCTCGGCCTGCTGCTCGCGCTCGCCGCCGCCGGCTGCCAGGTCGGCTACTTCGTCCTGGCCGACCAGGGCAGCGACGAGGACGAGCCCGTCGACCCGCTCGGCTTCATCGCGTACGGACTCCTCTTCGGCGCCGTCCTGCTCACCTTCGTCGCCCGCCCGTGGGACATGGACGGGTCGGTGCTCGGCGGCACCGCCGATCTCGACGGCACGGCGGTCCCGGCCTGGCTGCTGCTGGGCTGGATCGTGCTGATCGCGACCGTCCTCGCGTACGTCACCGGGGTCGTGTCCGTACGCAAGCTCTCCCCGCAGGTCGCGGGTGTGGTGGCCTGTCTGGAGGCCGTGATCGCCACCGTCCTCGCCTGGGTGCTGCTCGGCGAGCACCTGGGGGTGCCGCAGATCGCGGGCGGTGCGGTCGTGCTCGTCGGCGCGTTCATCGCGCAGTCCTCGACGCCGAAGGCCGCGACGGCCGAACCGGTCGCCGGATCCGCCGACCAGGCGGCCGGTGAGCAGGCCGACGGCGAGCGGGCCGGCGGCGAGCGGGCCGGCGGCGGGCAGGCGTCCGATGGAGCCGGGGTGGCGGCAGGGAAGGCCACCCCGTAG
- a CDS encoding hypothetical protein (identified by MetaGeneAnnotator; putative;~sequence version:1): MHNPVPSVPASRSQVSRLLPASRRADLENVLTAELLTVVAGARRRTLRDGDRQIDTAHLLHSLLETDPEAGAAFDGGHQVARVLGYLVQRSIGYGLRWQRSVEDTGGSLPVLRVGEPAASGWSPAAAAALGHAFERAARRGDRRVRGLDLLAVLAAEPDSRAGEVLRRAGVDRTVLTARIAELSQQV, translated from the coding sequence GTGCACAATCCCGTCCCGAGCGTTCCCGCTTCCCGTTCTCAGGTGTCCCGGCTGCTGCCCGCCTCGCGCCGGGCCGACCTGGAGAACGTCCTGACCGCGGAGCTCCTGACGGTCGTGGCCGGAGCCAGAAGGCGGACGCTGCGGGACGGCGACCGGCAGATCGACACCGCTCACCTGCTGCACTCCCTCCTCGAGACCGACCCCGAGGCCGGTGCCGCCTTCGACGGCGGCCACCAGGTCGCCCGGGTGCTCGGCTATCTCGTGCAGCGCTCCATCGGCTACGGGCTGCGCTGGCAGCGGTCGGTCGAGGACACCGGCGGCTCCCTCCCCGTCCTCCGGGTCGGCGAACCGGCCGCCTCCGGCTGGTCACCGGCCGCCGCGGCCGCCCTCGGGCATGCCTTCGAACGGGCCGCGCGGCGCGGCGACCGCCGGGTCCGGGGCCTCGATCTGCTCGCCGTGCTCGCCGCCGAACCGGACAGCCGGGCCGGCGAGGTACTGCGCCGCGCGGGCGTCGACCGCACCGTCCTGACGGCCCGGATCGCGGAGCTGTCTCAACAGGTGTAA
- a CDS encoding polyketide cyclase/dehydrase (PFAM: Polyketide cyclase/dehydrase; KEGG: sgr:SGR_6166 hypothetical protein;~Polyketide cyclase / dehydrase and lipid transport; pfam10604;~hydrophobic ligand binding site;~identified by MetaGeneAnnotator; putative;~polyketide cyclase/dehydrase [Streptomyces violaceusniger Tu4113]) translates to MFWMVDLPALDGRRYVYRVYAPREALPGDLFWAAFHCHDESGRPRASDRFDSARIRWAGDGTTEQQDDTRTDGSSVLNVRAAPATFRDTEARLVRVKGWPMAEVSAEARIEAPAGKVWARLTDFGSYGEWNATHTDFPAGGPERLESGATFTENMKLMGFPAEVAWTVEEVEPERVLAIRGKGPMNVAIGTRYALTADGEATTVRIDGEFTGAAVSLMAGKLKDSATAALTESLQRLAGLVS, encoded by the coding sequence ATGTTCTGGATGGTGGATCTGCCCGCACTCGACGGGCGGCGGTACGTCTACCGGGTGTACGCACCCCGGGAGGCGCTGCCGGGCGATCTCTTCTGGGCCGCGTTCCACTGCCACGACGAGAGCGGCCGGCCACGCGCCTCGGACCGCTTCGACTCCGCGCGGATCCGGTGGGCGGGCGACGGAACGACGGAACAACAGGACGACACAAGAACTGACGGTTCATCAGTATTGAATGTTCGCGCCGCCCCGGCTACGTTCCGCGACACCGAAGCCCGACTGGTACGCGTGAAGGGGTGGCCCATGGCCGAAGTCAGCGCGGAGGCACGGATCGAGGCACCTGCCGGGAAGGTGTGGGCGCGGCTCACCGACTTCGGCTCGTACGGGGAGTGGAACGCCACCCACACCGACTTCCCGGCCGGCGGCCCGGAGCGCCTGGAGTCCGGCGCCACCTTCACGGAGAACATGAAGCTGATGGGCTTCCCCGCCGAGGTGGCCTGGACGGTGGAGGAAGTGGAGCCGGAGCGCGTGCTCGCGATCCGCGGCAAGGGCCCGATGAACGTCGCCATCGGCACCCGCTACGCGCTCACGGCCGACGGCGAGGCGACCACCGTACGGATCGACGGGGAGTTCACGGGTGCGGCCGTGTCCCTGATGGCGGGCAAGCTGAAGGACTCGGCGACGGCGGCCCTGACGGAGTCGCTGCAGCGACTGGCGGGGCTGGTGAGCTGA
- a CDS encoding transcriptional regulator, padR family (Arsenical Resistance Operon Repressor and similar prokaryotic, metal regulated homodimeric repressors. ARSR subfamily of helix-turn-helix bacterial transcription regulatory proteins (winged helix topology). Includes several proteins that appear to...; cd00090;~Predicted transcriptional regulators [Transcription];~Transcriptional regulator, PadR family [Streptomyces venezuelae ATCC10712];~dimerization interface [polypeptide binding];~identified by MetaGeneAnnotator; putative;~putative DNA binding site [nucleotide binding];~putative Zn2+ binding site [ion binding]) — protein MRGYGHEYGHEHGHGNCGPGPRGAGEGRRAAFGPFGPGFGGGPWGGGGFGGRGRGGGRGRARRGDVRASILALLKDRPMHGYEMIQEIGERTSGAWKPSPGSVYPTLQMLEDEGLIASASEGGKKLFTLTDTGRAEAEDGPEAPWEEAGRGIDWDAVNEIRQAGFGLMEAFGQVWKTGSAEQRQKAVEVVNEARKKMYLILADED, from the coding sequence ATGCGTGGCTACGGACACGAGTACGGACATGAGCACGGTCACGGGAACTGCGGCCCCGGCCCCCGGGGTGCGGGTGAAGGGCGGCGGGCCGCGTTCGGGCCGTTCGGGCCGGGCTTCGGGGGTGGACCCTGGGGCGGTGGCGGCTTCGGTGGCCGGGGGCGTGGCGGCGGGCGGGGCCGGGCGCGGCGCGGGGATGTGCGGGCGTCGATCCTGGCGCTGCTCAAGGACCGCCCGATGCACGGCTACGAGATGATCCAGGAGATCGGCGAGCGCACGTCCGGCGCCTGGAAGCCCAGCCCCGGATCCGTCTACCCGACCCTCCAGATGCTGGAGGACGAGGGCCTGATCGCCAGCGCGAGCGAGGGCGGCAAGAAGCTGTTCACGCTCACCGACACCGGGCGCGCCGAGGCCGAGGACGGGCCGGAGGCTCCGTGGGAGGAGGCCGGCCGCGGGATCGACTGGGACGCCGTGAACGAGATCCGGCAGGCCGGCTTCGGCCTGATGGAGGCGTTCGGCCAGGTCTGGAAGACCGGCAGCGCGGAGCAGCGGCAGAAGGCGGTCGAGGTCGTCAACGAGGCCCGCAAGAAGATGTACCTGATCCTGGCCGACGAGGACTGA
- a CDS encoding serine/arginine repetitive matrix protein 1 (identified by MetaGeneAnnotator; putative;~sequence version:1), whose protein sequence is MTRSERLADQLDWYWHKNLRPRLDGLTDEEYFWEPVRDCWSIRPRGTSAAPMPKGSGEWTMDFASPDPVPAPVTTIAWRMAHIIVSCLGYRVAWYFGGQDVDSRTFAYAGTADEALKQLDEMYGRWNAGVRGLSDADLDNPPAVGPERFPVENRVLHVNRELIHHGGEISLLRDLYRRQDGAVPRRI, encoded by the coding sequence ATGACAAGAAGCGAGCGACTCGCGGACCAGCTGGACTGGTACTGGCACAAGAACCTGCGGCCGCGGCTGGACGGTCTTACCGACGAGGAGTACTTCTGGGAGCCGGTGCGCGACTGCTGGAGCATCCGCCCACGTGGCACGTCGGCCGCACCGATGCCGAAAGGCTCGGGGGAATGGACGATGGACTTCGCGTCCCCTGACCCCGTGCCGGCACCGGTGACCACGATCGCCTGGCGGATGGCGCACATCATCGTCTCGTGCCTGGGCTATCGGGTCGCATGGTACTTCGGCGGCCAGGACGTCGACTCCCGGACATTCGCCTACGCGGGGACCGCTGACGAGGCGCTGAAACAGCTCGATGAGATGTACGGGAGATGGAACGCGGGGGTCCGCGGGCTCTCGGACGCCGACCTGGACAATCCGCCCGCGGTGGGTCCCGAGCGGTTTCCCGTGGAGAACAGGGTCCTGCACGTCAACAGGGAGCTGATCCATCACGGCGGCGAGATTTCCCTGCTGCGCGACCTCTACCGCCGGCAGGACGGAGCCGTACCGCGCCGCATATGA
- a CDS encoding methyltransferase (COG3315 O-Methyltransferase involved in polyketide biosynthesis;~O-Methyltransferase involved in polyketide biosynthesis [Secondarymetabolites biosynthesis, transport, and catabolism];~identified by MetaGeneAnnotator; putative;~methyltransferase [Streptomyces collinus Tu365];~methyltransferase, TIGR00027 family), producing the protein MTDERERVRPSGVWATAVGVARVRALETERENALFRDPLAQAFATAGGLWPSSPPLPDDEAARRRLAVSLSIVIRTKFLDDLVRRASASGVRQVVLLGAGMDSRAFRMDWPEGTRLFEVDTAAPLDFKASVLVQERAVARCERIPVAVDLREDWPGALAAAGHDPTVPTAWIAEGLLIYLPEEAVELLLARISAQSAAGSRMGLALGSRGVIERFGADAEPGSAASLWVSEMPDDPVGWLAGHGWEADSHTLRERAAAYGRPIGTPPQPEERPGGLISAVRR; encoded by the coding sequence ATGACTGATGAGCGGGAGCGGGTGCGGCCGTCGGGAGTGTGGGCCACGGCGGTGGGAGTGGCCAGAGTGCGGGCGCTGGAGACCGAACGGGAAAACGCCCTGTTCCGCGACCCGCTGGCACAGGCATTCGCCACCGCCGGCGGCCTGTGGCCCTCCTCGCCGCCGCTGCCCGATGACGAGGCCGCGCGCCGCCGACTGGCCGTGTCGCTCTCCATCGTCATCAGGACGAAGTTCCTCGACGACCTGGTGCGGCGGGCCTCCGCGTCCGGGGTCCGGCAGGTCGTGCTGCTCGGCGCCGGCATGGACAGCCGGGCCTTCCGGATGGACTGGCCCGAGGGCACCCGGCTGTTCGAGGTCGACACCGCCGCTCCACTGGACTTCAAGGCTTCGGTGCTCGTCCAGGAGCGGGCCGTCGCGCGCTGCGAGCGGATCCCCGTCGCGGTGGATCTGCGTGAGGACTGGCCGGGTGCGCTGGCCGCCGCAGGGCACGACCCGACCGTACCGACCGCGTGGATCGCCGAAGGACTGCTGATCTACCTGCCCGAGGAAGCGGTGGAGCTGCTGCTGGCCCGCATCAGCGCGCAGTCGGCGGCGGGCAGTCGGATGGGGCTGGCCTTGGGCTCGCGCGGCGTGATCGAGCGCTTCGGCGCGGACGCGGAGCCGGGATCGGCGGCGTCCCTGTGGGTCTCGGAGATGCCCGACGACCCGGTGGGCTGGCTGGCCGGGCACGGCTGGGAGGCCGACAGCCACACCCTGCGCGAGCGAGCCGCCGCCTACGGCCGCCCGATCGGCACCCCGCCGCAGCCCGAGGAACGGCCCGGTGGACTGATCTCGGCGGTCCGCCGGTAG
- a CDS encoding phosphotransferase (ATP binding site [chemical binding];~Predicted aminoglycoside phosphotransferase [General function prediction only];~Protein Kinases, catalytic domain; cl09925;~identified by MetaGeneAnnotator; putative;~phosphotransferase [Streptomyces viridochromogenes DSM40736];~substrate binding site [chemical binding]), producing MTMHDDQVDVTTEIVAALVREQFPQWSGKAIRLVSSTGTVHAIFRIGNDLSARFPLRLADAAEVLTVLEREARASAELARVSRFPAPEPVALGKPGAGYPMPWSVQTWLPGTVASDADPSGSDAFAEDLAAFIASLRDADTRGRRFSSENRGGVLADHDAWMAQCFEESEGLLDVPRLRRMWSRFRELPRTGADVMSHGDLIPGNVLVAGDRLSGVLDTGGFGPADPALDLVGAWHLLRSGPRDVFRRTLACDDLEWERGKAWAFEQAMGLVWYYIESNPPMSGMGRRTLDRILESME from the coding sequence ATGACCATGCACGATGACCAAGTGGACGTGACCACCGAGATCGTCGCGGCCTTGGTCCGAGAGCAGTTCCCTCAGTGGAGCGGCAAGGCCATCCGGCTCGTGTCGTCGACCGGGACGGTCCACGCCATCTTCCGTATCGGGAACGACCTCTCCGCGCGCTTCCCCCTGCGCCTGGCCGATGCCGCCGAGGTTCTGACGGTTCTGGAACGGGAAGCCCGGGCGAGCGCGGAGCTGGCGCGGGTGTCCCGGTTCCCCGCCCCGGAACCCGTCGCCTTGGGAAAACCCGGAGCGGGCTACCCCATGCCGTGGTCGGTCCAGACATGGCTGCCGGGAACGGTCGCTTCCGATGCCGACCCGAGTGGGTCGGACGCGTTCGCCGAGGACCTCGCGGCCTTCATCGCGTCCCTCCGGGACGCCGACACCCGGGGACGACGTTTCAGCAGCGAGAACCGGGGCGGCGTTCTCGCCGACCACGACGCTTGGATGGCGCAGTGCTTCGAGGAGAGTGAGGGCCTGCTCGACGTGCCCCGGCTTCGCCGGATGTGGAGCCGCTTTCGGGAGTTGCCCCGCACGGGTGCTGACGTGATGAGCCATGGTGACCTGATTCCGGGCAATGTGCTGGTGGCGGGAGACCGGCTCAGCGGTGTACTCGATACCGGCGGCTTCGGCCCGGCCGACCCCGCGCTGGATCTGGTCGGCGCCTGGCACCTGTTGCGATCGGGCCCGCGGGACGTGTTCCGGCGGACACTGGCCTGTGACGATCTGGAGTGGGAGCGCGGCAAGGCATGGGCGTTCGAACAGGCGATGGGCCTGGTCTGGTACTACATCGAAAGCAATCCGCCGATGAGCGGAATGGGGCGCCGGACACTCGACCGCATTCTGGAGTCGATGGAGTGA
- a CDS encoding hypothetical protein (identified by MetaGeneAnnotator; putative;~sequence version:1) gives MSEDTWTGIRERVLRLAEHPGAGEVFGAQGHGFRLGPVMREEELLSLEAALGSELPAPYRSFLLRVGSGGAGPHYGLMTPVASDGGWRWTGIGLAFPAQSTPAEFAGQPFVAPALQDELDALDAEEPEKDAFADEETFRQAYAAWDARYDELCDAQEAGAVFLSEQGCGYASLLVTTGPHRGTVWDDLRPMDRGIEPTGYDFAHWYLRWLERTEQRLALTSSASTPPPGP, from the coding sequence ATGAGTGAGGACACGTGGACGGGGATACGGGAGCGGGTGCTGCGGCTCGCCGAGCACCCCGGAGCAGGCGAGGTCTTCGGGGCGCAGGGGCATGGATTCCGCCTCGGTCCGGTCATGCGCGAGGAGGAACTCCTGTCGCTGGAGGCCGCCTTGGGCAGTGAGCTGCCGGCGCCGTACCGAAGCTTTCTCCTCCGCGTCGGAAGCGGCGGAGCCGGCCCCCATTACGGCCTGATGACACCGGTGGCGAGCGACGGCGGATGGCGGTGGACCGGCATCGGACTGGCCTTCCCCGCACAGTCGACCCCCGCGGAGTTCGCCGGACAACCCTTCGTGGCACCGGCGTTGCAAGACGAGTTGGACGCGCTCGACGCGGAGGAGCCCGAGAAGGACGCCTTCGCGGACGAGGAGACGTTCCGCCAGGCGTACGCGGCCTGGGACGCGCGGTACGACGAGCTGTGCGACGCCCAGGAAGCGGGCGCGGTGTTCCTGAGCGAGCAGGGATGCGGCTACGCGTCGCTGCTGGTGACGACCGGGCCGCACCGGGGCACCGTCTGGGACGACCTGAGGCCCATGGACCGGGGAATCGAGCCGACCGGGTACGACTTCGCGCACTGGTACCTGAGGTGGCTTGAGCGCACCGAGCAGCGACTCGCCCTCACCTCGTCCGCGTCCACGCCTCCCCCGGGGCCTTGA
- a CDS encoding hypothetical protein (Region in Clathrin and VPS; pfam00637;~identified by MetaGeneAnnotator; putative;~predicted protein [Streptomyces ghanaensis ATCC14672]), with the protein MDAYDLDRMERMRTGCIPPSLVTHLLERGHAREVERQAGRGEWFCAREWARLLDQRGQRDEALKVLAPYVATGWWPAAQVQAELLESGELAAEAITLVRPYAAKGGQPLEFLARLLARNGHADEAVTRLSAGIDDPVLARALVDLSGEAGRDDEVAALLAARIPAEQQCADPWCCRGLGPEDAIGLLATIHERQGRVDKAIALLRTRQITSVNNRDQLADLLARHDRIDELRTYARTDGLGHGRRRLAELLEEREDVEGAIAVYQDTAGSFEQAHGDIELAQLLARHGRFDEAIDVMRALVDSSGAEDWTVGTLCTLYADRGHAQEGLAYLDSLDVRHDGTEPWEFFQSRLGLLAACGRFDEAIEQARAHPESDGLHAVWTISHLLAEHGRVEDAVAVLEPRADTYRHQLASHLIELGRIQEAVPLLQQPAVGPEPPQWNGALFQDPPF; encoded by the coding sequence ATGGACGCCTACGACCTCGACCGCATGGAGCGGATGCGGACCGGCTGCATCCCTCCGTCCCTGGTCACCCACCTGCTCGAACGCGGCCACGCCCGGGAGGTGGAGCGCCAGGCCGGTCGCGGGGAGTGGTTCTGCGCACGGGAGTGGGCGCGGCTGCTGGATCAGCGGGGGCAACGGGACGAGGCCTTGAAGGTCCTGGCCCCGTACGTCGCCACCGGCTGGTGGCCGGCCGCCCAGGTCCAAGCGGAGCTGCTGGAGAGCGGGGAGCTGGCGGCCGAGGCGATCACGCTGGTCAGGCCGTACGCGGCGAAAGGCGGGCAGCCGCTGGAGTTCCTCGCGCGCCTGCTGGCCCGGAACGGACACGCGGACGAGGCCGTCACCCGGCTGAGCGCGGGGATCGACGACCCGGTCCTCGCCCGCGCTCTCGTCGACCTCTCCGGCGAGGCCGGCCGGGACGACGAGGTCGCCGCGCTGCTGGCCGCCCGTATCCCGGCCGAGCAACAGTGCGCGGATCCGTGGTGCTGTCGCGGTCTCGGCCCCGAGGACGCCATCGGCCTGCTGGCCACGATCCACGAACGCCAGGGGCGCGTGGACAAGGCGATCGCCCTGTTGCGCACCCGGCAGATCACTTCCGTCAACAACCGCGATCAGCTGGCCGATCTGCTCGCGCGACACGACCGGATCGACGAGCTGCGCACGTACGCGAGGACCGACGGCCTCGGGCACGGCAGGCGGCGCCTCGCCGAACTGCTGGAAGAGCGCGAGGACGTGGAGGGCGCGATCGCCGTCTACCAGGACACGGCAGGCTCCTTCGAACAGGCCCATGGCGACATCGAGCTGGCGCAGTTGCTGGCCCGGCACGGCCGGTTCGACGAGGCGATCGACGTGATGCGCGCACTCGTCGACTCGTCCGGGGCCGAAGACTGGACCGTGGGCACGCTGTGCACCCTGTACGCCGACCGCGGCCACGCCCAGGAAGGTCTGGCCTACCTCGACTCCCTCGATGTGCGCCATGACGGCACAGAACCCTGGGAGTTCTTCCAGTCGAGGCTCGGCCTGCTGGCCGCCTGCGGCAGGTTCGACGAAGCGATCGAGCAGGCGCGGGCACACCCTGAGAGCGACGGCTTGCATGCGGTTTGGACGATCTCCCACCTGCTCGCCGAGCACGGCCGTGTGGAGGACGCCGTCGCCGTCCTCGAACCGCGCGCCGACACCTACAGGCATCAGCTGGCCAGCCATCTCATCGAACTCGGCCGGATCCAGGAGGCCGTACCCCTCCTCCAGCAACCCGCCGTCGGACCCGAACCGCCCCAATGGAACGGCGCGCTCTTCCAGGACCCCCCGTTCTGA